TACGGCGTCGGCAGCGGGCGACGAGACGGCGAACGTCCGATCCCAGGGCCACGCCACTGGCACTCCTTCCGGTGGAGCAGGGCCAGCCGACGACCCGACCGCCACACCCGAATCCGAGCCGGTCGCTCCAGTCGAAACGGAGGGGGTCGGGAACGCGACGCCCCCGGCCGCGGAGCGCGGAGCGCCCCGAACGACGGGCGCTGCAGTGGAAACGGGGGGCGATCTCGCAAGTGCGCGGGCCCGACTCACCGCGACGATCGACCGGCTGACGGCCCTGGCCGCCGACAGCGACGACCTCGAACGAACGCGGGCCTACCTCGGGGCCGTCGAGGAGGCCGCCGACGCGCTCGCGGCGGTCAACCGCGCGGACCGCTGACCTAGCCCGAGTAGTCGCTCCCGACGACCTCGCGGATCCGTTCTGCGGTCACTGCCCCGACGCCCTCGACCTCAGTGAGGTCGTCCTCGTTGGCGGTCATGACGCCCTCGACGCTCCCGAAGTGTTCGAGGAGCGATCGCGCGGTGACGGGGCCGACCTCCGCGATCGACGCCACCACGTACTCCTGCTGTTCGGCGACCGTCTTCGACTGTTTCTCGCCGTGGACGCTCACCTCGCGGTCCGCCTGCTCCTGTTCGCGCGTCGCGATCACCTCGAGCAGGTCCGCGGTGTCGTCCTCGTCCTCGGTCCGGAGGACGCTCGCGCCGAAGTCCACTGCGAGCGAGGACAGCGCCCCCCGGATCGCGTTCGGGTGGACGTTGCGCTCGCCGTAGAGGTCCGCGCCCTCGACGATCACGACCGGCCGGGCGTAGTGGCGGCCGGCGTCGCCCACCTGCTCGAACATCGACCGGTCCCCGCCCGTCAGGGTGTCGAGGAAGTCCGCGACGGACTTGCGTTCGATCACCACCCGGTCCGAGAGGACGTAATCGCCCACCGCGAGCGTCTCCAGGCGCGTCTCGATCCCGTCACGGGTCGAGAGGTCCCGGGCGATCGACGAGTCCAGTTCCCGCTGGTCGGCGACGATCTCGATCGTCTCCCCGTCCGGCGCGGCGGTGGCGACGACGCCCTCCGTCTCACCCGAATCGTCACCGGACGCCTCGTCGTCGGACACGTCATCGCCCCCGAGCCCCTCTGTTTCCTCTCCAGTAACTGGTACGTCGTCGGACTCTCCCGACCCCTCCGTTTCGCCTCCGCTCGCCGACGCGTCCGACCCGTCGGTCGCGAACGCCGAGAGTCCGGACTGTCCCGACGACTGCGCCGCTGTGGTCGATTCGACGTACGCGGAGTTCCCGCCGGCGCTCCCGGCGGACCCCTCCGTTTCGCCTCCAGTGTCGGACCTGTCGGATCCGTCGGATCCGGCGTCGGCGTAGTCGTCGATGGTGGCCTCCTCGATCAGTTCGGACTCGATCTCGCCGGCGACCGACTTCAGGTCGCGCAACTCCCGTTCCATGCGCTTCTCGTCGTTGCGGGACTTCCAGAAGTACGCCTCGTCGCGGGTGTCCTCGGCCAGGAGGACGACCACGTTCCCCTCCGTCTGTCGCCCCGTCCGGCCCTTCCGCTGGATCGACCGGATCGCTGTGGGAACGGGCTCGTAGAACAGGACGAGGTCGACCTCCGGGACGTCAAGGCCCTCCTCGGCGACGGAGGTCGAGACCAGCACCTCGAACTCGCCGGCGCGGAAGGCGTCCAGCGTCTCCTGTTGCTGGGTCTGGGTCATCCCGTCGCTGCCCTCGGTGTCCGATTGCCCGACGAACTTCCGGGTCTCGAAGTGCTCGCCGAGGAAGTCGGTGAGGGTCTCGGCGGTGTCGCGGGACTCCGTGAAGACGATGACTCGCTCGCCGCCGTCGAGGCCGAGCGTCTGGGCCAGCAGGATCCGGGTCTGCCGGAACTTCGGGTGGAGGTCGTCGTAGTCCTCGGCGCGGCGCATCGCTTCTCTTACTTTGGGATCGGAGATCAGCCGCTGGTCGGCCTTCGAGGCGCCCGAGGCGCGGGCGGCCTGTTTCAACCGC
Above is a genomic segment from Halorientalis sp. LT38 containing:
- a CDS encoding DEAD/DEAH box helicase — encoded protein: MAATDEVGHVDHPLVTEGLLEDRQYQVTLADAALDDHTLICLPTGLGKTAVSLLTTAERLHEDGGKALFLAPTKPLVTQHAEFYREALQIPDDEIVVFTGEVSPDDRAALWDDARIVVATPQVVENDLVGNRISLADVTHLTFDECHRASGDYAYNYIAERYHEDATDPLVTGMSASPGGDEEAILQVCENLGLREVEVMTEDDADVAEYTHDTDVTWERVELPEEILEIRDGLNDVISDRLEKLKQLGVTNKTSPDLSEKELVRIQGQLRELMDNDQSEGYEGMSLHAEIRKLNTAVNYVETQAVESLRRYFERLKQAARASGASKADQRLISDPKVREAMRRAEDYDDLHPKFRQTRILLAQTLGLDGGERVIVFTESRDTAETLTDFLGEHFETRKFVGQSDTEGSDGMTQTQQQETLDAFRAGEFEVLVSTSVAEEGLDVPEVDLVLFYEPVPTAIRSIQRKGRTGRQTEGNVVVLLAEDTRDEAYFWKSRNDEKRMERELRDLKSVAGEIESELIEEATIDDYADAGSDGSDRSDTGGETEGSAGSAGGNSAYVESTTAAQSSGQSGLSAFATDGSDASASGGETEGSGESDDVPVTGEETEGLGGDDVSDDEASGDDSGETEGVVATAAPDGETIEIVADQRELDSSIARDLSTRDGIETRLETLAVGDYVLSDRVVIERKSVADFLDTLTGGDRSMFEQVGDAGRHYARPVVIVEGADLYGERNVHPNAIRGALSSLAVDFGASVLRTEDEDDTADLLEVIATREQEQADREVSVHGEKQSKTVAEQQEYVVASIAEVGPVTARSLLEHFGSVEGVMTANEDDLTEVEGVGAVTAERIREVVGSDYSG
- a CDS encoding Sjogren's syndrome/scleroderma autoantigen 1 family protein, which produces MSDFDKEAEREKLREKYADDQQDRESTERMSDLLLKGATMTNAHCGTCGDPIFRHEGQEFCPTCQEVLTEADDAADVPADGEETADRADAPTADPANAATADSEAATNGTASAAGDETANVRSQGHATGTPSGGAGPADDPTATPESEPVAPVETEGVGNATPPAAERGAPRTTGAAVETGGDLASARARLTATIDRLTALAADSDDLERTRAYLGAVEEAADALAAVNRADR